In the Salarias fasciatus chromosome 13, fSalaFa1.1, whole genome shotgun sequence genome, one interval contains:
- the thumpd2 gene encoding THUMP domain-containing protein 2, which yields MTYFCFRCKQTSKYGGVHGQIGGSPHFRTVLHENRFYSIMSDVRSEERAVRYYCTAGNGMEVFLMEEVKRKLAAEDVCRMPGKVLFSSSVEIHRVSELKTAERLFLLLKEDSPLKLSAHTSPAKATSLLHSRLLHDRNQWTCAVMTWFRLQGELADSKTTLKNPSAAQGVTMREEEDIKGNGAWVKFTTELSKSTEHQKEDKRRSEEPESGKHNGTHTLGKKRKREEEERNSEGMDPQVEKNAEESEKSSEVRTAMTEGLSSCGKNGSHGSDKGLLCSCTKLQHRVEGNRMDDTAALENVKTTEEEERINWKGCWRDPQLPSCISFRISCKCTGSLSRCLTSQEVSRVIGVGLSKLLGWKVDLKNPTVEINVNLSDDHCLLGIPLTRLPLANRTYIKTTGLRSTVAWAMASLVQIQPGFCVVDPMCGVGTILIEAARENEAVCFLGMDIDEGQLLKAGQNVSFAGLENRIHLLRASSLALPLAASSVNAVICDLPFGRKFSTRADMAASLPLILTEMERVLRPGGVLVLLLSPQLSCLLKKLLMHEDSGPSSHKEAEPQTGKQRCPSPSASPTKQQSSQIHPEIKSKPARAPEPQTELQPTASSLKHQATFRVSLGAIDGLIHKYVKTGS from the exons ATGACGTATTTCTGCTTCCGGTGTAAACAAACCAGTAAATATGGCGGCGTCCATGGTCAGATAGGAGGAAGTCCACATTTTAGAACGGTTCTTCACGAAAACAGATTTTATAGCATCATGTCTGATGTTAGAAGTGAAGAGCGAGCAGTTAGATATTACTGCACTGCCGGTAACGGGATGGAGGTGTTTTTaatggaggaggtgaagaggaaactgGCAGCTGAAGAC gtGTGTCGCATGCCTGGGAAGGTGTTGTTTAGCTCCTCTGTAGAGATTCACAGAGTCAGTGAGCTGAAGACTGCAGAGAGACTCTTCTTACTTCTGAAAGAAGACTCGCCTCTGAAACTATCGGCCCACACAAGCCCAG CAAAGGCCACTTCTCTCCTTCACTCCAGACTCCTTCACGACAGGAACCAGTGGACATGTGCTGTAATGACATGGTTCCGCCTGCAGGGGGAGCTAGCGGACAGTAAGACAACCCTGAAGAACCCAAGCGCTGCTCAGGGAGTGAcgatgagagaggaggaggacataaAGGGGAATGGAGCATGGGTGAAGTTCACAACTGAGCTTAGCAAAAGTACAGAACACCAGAAAGAGGATAAGAGAAGGAGTGAGGAGCCAGAAAGTGGCAAacacaatggaacacacacactgggaaagaagagaaagcgggaggaggaggagaggaataGTGAAGGGATGGACCCACAAGTTGAGAAGAATGCAGAAGAATCTGAAAAATCCTCAGAAGTGAGGACAGCCATGACTGAGGGGCTGAGCAGCTGTGGAAAAAATGGTTCTCATGGATCAGACAAAGGATTATTATGTTCCTGCAcaaaactgcagcacagagtgGAAGGAAACAGGATGGATGACACTGCTGCTTTGGAAAATG TGAAGAccactgaagaagaagagaggatcAATTGGAAAGGCTGCTGGAGGGACCCTCAACTGCCTTCATGCATTTCCTTTAGGATTAGCTGCAAATGTACTGGATCTTTGTCTCGATGCCTCACCTCACAG GAGGTGAGCAGAGTGATTGGAGTTGGTCTGAGCAAGCTGCTGGGCTGGAAGGTTGACTTAAAGAATCCAACAGTTGAG ATAAACGTTAATTTGAGTGATGACCACTGCCTTCTGGGGATCCCACTGACCAG gTTGCCTTTGGCGAATCGGACCTATATTAAAACCACAGGACTGAGGTCTACAGTAGCCTGGGCCATGGCCTCTCTGGTTCAGATTCAG CCCGGCTTCTGCGTGGTTGACCCCATGTGTGGGGTGGGGACCATCCTCATCGAGGCAGCGCGGGAAAACGAG GCTGTTTGTTTCCTGGGTATGGACATCGATGAAGGACAGCTGCTGAAGGCCGGTCAGAACGTCTCCTTTGCAGGGCTGGAAAACAGGATTCACCTGCTGAGAGCTTCATCTCTGG CGCTGCCGCTGGCCGCCTCCAGTGTGAACGCTGTGATCTGCGACCTCCCGTTTGGCAGGAAGTTCAGCACAAGGGCCGACATGGCTGCCAGCCTGCCGCTCATTCTCACTGAGATGGAGAG agTTCTCCGCCCCGGCGGCGTCCTGGTCCTTCTCCTGAGTCCACAGTTATCCTGCCTGCTGAAGAAGCTCTTAATGCATGAAGACTCTGGACCATCATCTCATAAAGAAGCAGAGCCTCAAACTGGGAAGCAGCGGTGTCCGTCTCCTTCTGCGTCTCCCACGAAGCAGCAGAGCTCTCAAATCCACCCGGAGATCAAATCCAAACCTGCCCGGGCGCCCGAGCCTCAGACTGAGCTGCAGCCCACTGCGTCCTCTCTGAAGCATCAAGCAACGTTCAGAGTCAGCTTAGGCGCAATAGATGGACTGATACACAAATATGTCAAAACAGGATCCTAA